The genomic segment aaaatatatttttggtgatttctattattttagttattttgttagtaatataATTACTAATGGATTTACAAATGAAAAAAGAGtgtcaaattcaaaattttcacaggtatcattccatcggtaattctatCAATGAGTATAGCATATtacagataaaataaatcatctatAATTTCATCGGTGATAGAATTCATATCATCGACGAAATTAACCCATCAAAGATTTATATATTGTCAGTGGCATGCTCCTATAATTTATTCTCAACATTCTAGAACTTTTTGAGGGAATTAGTTCATCAATGAATTAGTTCATCGATGGTTCCGTCTATCTTGAACTTTTTGAGAGACTTAATTTGTtagtgatttcatttatgattattattttgttggtaattCTATCAGTATtgtatttaacattttttttaaaaatttaaataaaaaacaaaaaataaaagaaatagaactaaaatacataaaaaaaccaaatttttattattaatttaaaaaatattattgaatataatttatCTAAATGACATAACTtgaaagaggaggaggaggcatATCTTTATTGAGACTCGGTGGGTGACGAGGTAGATTACATGAATCATCGAGGTTTGATAACAACTCCTCTTACAATCACCTAAGTCCGGTCGTCTTGAACATAAATCGGGTCATCTCAGCACTAAGCCAAGTCATCAAAGCTTGAACTTGTTCTCGTACAATCGTCTGTATGGCTAGAGATTAGGAGCTCGAACATGATTGCGAGGAACCAATGATGATATATTGCGACTTGTCCGTATATCCTTGGACGTAGTATTTGAGATTCTAGATCATGTGTTTAGAATTTAAACTAATATATAGctatttggaattttaaaaattgaatttgttaaattaattcatgtgtttagaattttttgaggctatttaaacataaaaaataataagtataaGCAAATCAAATGAGAAACCTTCTAATTTAGTAGagtaatttcaaatataaaaaaatattatttcaaaaatagccCTTTATAAGTTGACACATGGTTTGCTAAAACCCCAACAACAGCAAGACACCTAGAAAGGAAAATGcaagagaaaacaaaagtttCAACGAGAGAGACAAATAGATTAGTTTAGTAATTCTAAATCCCTTATAAGATTATCCATAAAATCACTGAAAAAATGGACTAATCAAAGCAACAAAAAGTGAAGAAATGCAATATACAATTAGATAAAACATTGAACGGAAGTAAGGGAATTTTGGAGCCGCtgtatcatagttttgaaacccggcccggccTGGCGGGTTGACCCGGAACCTAGCCAATCCGGAGCTGGAACCAAgccgaattgaaaaaaaaatagagaaaaaaaaaacccggtgTGACCCAGTGACCCAAAAAAATCCGGTTAAAAACTCGGTTGCAacatattgatttttgtttttttaataattaaaacaacgtcattttaatttaaaaaacaaaattctcgtCCCCCCTTGAGGAATTAAATAACAAGAACAAAAGGTAATTTACCACTTGAatcaattcaaataattaagcctttttattttattttttacatatggTTATGTTTAACAACCCAATGATTGGTATAcgttataattatggttataatTTTTGTGATAACTAATTAAACTAAAAGAATAATATCTACTGTTTAATTTATCTTGTGttatgtatttaaaaattataattacttcattaattataataattagtaAGCTTTaagaaacatttttattttttcatagtaCTTAGGCTTGTTTCatgttattctattttattttataatgagaATATTTGATATGTGATTGTTagaatttgttaaatttattacttcacttagaattttttaaataaaaataaatggttaaTAATTAAGCGAATATATAACTGATTATCTATTGTTATAGTTATACCTAAAATTATAGACTAAGTTAACCATTATTATCCACACTGTTACAATTAGATTTCAGGCCTCtgattcataataataataataaaatcataaatgatCGACTAACCAAAAACATTTCTATACATTGgagaaaacaaaagtaaatgaaGTCCCTGTTTCGAcggaaaattataaatttttaaaaaataaattattttttaatatttaataatttcatgaaaaattaagttggaaaatactttttgaaGTATTTGGCTATACtatagaaaataagtttaaaaacaacttattaatattttttcatgtttattaaaaaaataaggaccaaaactgataaatgaaaaagataaaggagggggaaattgaaaaaaaatctaattttataaattattttaaataattcaaacaGCGATCAAAtgaatgatgatcaaatctgACAGAGAAAAAGGTTGAAggagtataaaattaaaaaataaaattctaattttataaattatttcaaataaaataaatagttataaaaaaatagagatcaaatctaacagataaaaaattaaaagagaatgaaattaaaaaaaatatttaatttcataaattattttaaataaacaattaaaagagtAAGAACCAAATGTAATAgatataatatttcaattaaaaattgataagagaaaaaaataaaataaaagataaaaactaaaattaatataaaaataaaaataaaaacacttttattaaAACCAagcgtagtttttttttaatgagaaataaacataaaaagattaaaaaataaaattttgatttaataaaaaataaaggagatcAAGAGAGAGGGTTATCTTTTAATAAAGTAAGAAATATGAAAGAAGCTTCGTTTTATCCCTTTTGTTTTGGTGCATATAACCTTTCGTGCAATTAATCAAAAAGGTTCCCATCTTTTCCAGTCTAAAAAGAGGCATCTATTTCATAGAAGACCGCAGACTCGAGACAGAGCATTCTGTGGTCTTGTTGGAAACCCCATCCAGGGACCATGGTTTCCGTAATTACAAGTCCGTTACAATATACAAACAAATCACCATTCCATTCATCGTAATCAGGCAAAACACGAGTCCATTTCTTCAGAGACCGGGCCTAAATTATCAGAGAATTTATTCCATGATTGATATTGTGGTAGATTTTAGCAATTACGatgttaaaaagaaataaattttttaaaaatacaaattatgatattagtgtattaaaataatataaaaaaatattaatttaaaattaaaattgaagttaaaaaattaaacattttcaaaaatactcTTGAAACACAAAATTGTTTGGGAGTGTAGTtgctgttatttttcaaagtatttttcgcttgaaaatatatcaaaataatatatatttttttattttttaaaaataaattttgataccagcatattaaaatgatttaaaaacataaaaaaatattattttaaattttaaattttttcaaaaatatttttaaaatacaaaaacaaataattgtaCTTGAACGTGCCGTAAGTGAATAAGGTTTgccattatatataatattcacaTGGTCCTCCAAAGTcttggaaataaaattattttgcctTCGGACCCTTAGTTTCTACATTTAGGTGTGATTTTCAAAAAGCAGAGGTCACATTTTCAAAGCAGAAAATCTAAACAATTAGGCGGTCACCATGCAACAGTAGAGGAGTGAGGTTGGATTTCACGGACTAGAGCTATCAATTACACTTTATGCTTAAAGAATTCAAAGATGACCGGCTGACAACGGCAGTCAACTTTAATGGTAGACGCCCATTAACTCCACGCACAGAGTCATCGAATAGCTTTGTCAAGAATTCAGTGCGTGTTGTGGATGGCTGCTGGTGCGGCTAGTTGCCACGATATTCGTTGTGGGTCCGGTCTACCGATGGAGATCAACGCCACCTTGCAAGTGGATTGGCTGATACCTTGCAAAAACCCATTCtgtccaaataaaaataaataaataaataaattatctagGTGGgtggttaaaaataaaaatttaaaattaaaaaatttatttgttctgTGATTTTAGGTTCGAGTCCTATGATTACTTATATGATGGTTACTGAAgacttatatggtcattaatttcagggccagtgaaattaatcgaggtgcgcgcaagttgACCCGAATACTTACGTTAaactaaagaataaaaataaataaaatctgcTGATAATTAcgattttctataaaaaattttatgaaatatcgaggtaatttatatatattttaattaatttaattttataaattttaaagttaatgcaAGTTTTCAATaacgttaaaaaaattcaaactcataCGTATTTAAAAGCAGAACGAAAACCTAATTATTGAGCTACCCTCGTCGAAgattatcttatataatttcTACTTATTGGTGCTGCATTGTTTACTGTCTGTCTATTGTGTGTAAGGATCTATTTAGTTTTTCATGAATTGAATAAGTtaattctcttctttttattttttttttatggtaatcaTCTTATTTCTTGAAAGAGTTTCTAAAAATCAATGGCATAAATCTCACAATCTTTTTTATACCTGTTCGTCAACttgatatgaaaatttattGAAGAAAAGCATTCTCAGTTTCTCACATTTGTCGTATTAtccaaatatttaaataataataataaaaaaaatctttgcttAAGGCACTTGATTACCTAATTCTTTATAAGATTGGAGTCAAATAGTTAACACGATGGAGGGGGTCATGAGAACTGACCCAGTCCTCATCACTCATTTAATGCCATTGCCTGGTTTTCAATCCTGAAATAAATTTTGGTTGAAAACAGAGATGAAACGCCTAATTGcccttccccttcttcttttcttctcctgtTTCACTTCTTCCTTCACAACATCCTTGGCAGCAGATACCATAGCTGCAAACCAGAACATCACTGATGGGAAGACCATTGTATCAAGTGGTGGAAACTACGAAATGGGGTTTTTCAGCCCTGGAAATTCCACCAGAAGATACTTTGGAATATGGTACAACAAGATATCTAAGGGAAGAGTCGTTTGGGTTGCCAACAGAGAAACACCAATCGCTAATAAATCTGGAGTTTTCAAGGTCGATGAAAGGGGGATTCTCATGCTTTACAATCAGAACAACAGTGTCATTTGGTCTTCCAACTCATCAAGGCAAGCGCGAAACCCGGTTGCGCAGCTTCTGGAAACAGGAAATCTTGTTGTCAGAAACGTAGATGATAATAGCCTGGAAAACATCTTCTGGCAAAGTTTCCATCATCCTGGCAATACGTTTCTTCCAGGAATGAAAGTTGGGCGTATAGCTCCAGGCTTGGACGTGATCATATCATCGTGGAAGAGCGCCGATGATCCTTCTCCAGGCAAGTATGTTTTTGAGGTTGACCCCAAGCGTTTAGAGTTGGTTGTCAATGATAATTCAGATTTGAGGTCTCGTTCAGGGCCGTGGAATGGCATCGGGTTTAGCGGTCTGCCTTATTTGAAACCAGATCCCATTTATAACTATACCTTTGTGTTCAATGACGAGATAGCATACTTCACCTATGATCTGTTTAACATTTCTGTTATTACAACGTTGGTTTTGTATGAAGATGGTGTCATGAATCGGCTTACTTGGATAGATCGAATTAATAATTGGATTGTGTACGCCAGCGCACCGGCAGACAACTGcgataattataatttatgtggTGCTTATGGAAGGTGCAACATCGGCACTTCTCCTGCTTGCAGTTGTTTGAACAGATTCGTGCCGAAAAACCAAGCACAATGGCAAATGGCAGACTGGTCTGGTGGATGCATTCGAAGGACGCCATTGGATTGCAAGATTGGAGATGGATTCATCAAGTATTCCAACGTTAAACTGCCTCAAGGGAATAATTGGATGGTTAATACAAGCATGACCACGGAGGAATGCAGGGCAGAATGCTTGAAGAATTGTTCTTGCATGGCTTATGCCAATTCAGATTTAAGAGGGAAAGGAAGTGGATGCTTTCTCTGGTTTGATCAAGACCTGATTGATATCAGACAGTATACAGATGATGGGCAGGATCTTTACATTAGGATGGCCGCTTCTGAAGCAGGTAATTAAAAACTTGCTgcatttcataataattttgaagcaaaaatctagaaatatcaatttattatcatgttcatgatttctgttttttttaaaaaaaaataagtagctGCCTAACATGTGAAATGTTAGAGCAAGTCTTTGAATCCAATATGAATATCACCATGTCCTTTTCAAGACAGCAGAGAAAGAAACATCTACTTTTAACTTTGTCAAACTAGAGATTTTGTTCAAGATACTGTGGCTGAACTGTCCATCTAAATTCACACCTCTCCAGTTTGCTTTCCTCCGCATATGTCTAGTTAAGTGGTAGCTGACACAGCATTGCAATATTGTCAATAGAAAATCTTAGAACGCAATGAGTTTTCTGGTCAAACTGGTCCCTGAAGTTACTAAAGTCATGTTAATCTGGTCATATTGCCGAGATCAAAGTGCTAACACACAATGCTGAAAGCAAGAGTTTATCACCCAAATGCGCAATCAACTATGTTAAAATGTAATcttgaaaaggaaattaaaaattcGTTGTATGTCACTGTCTCTGCATTCATATGGAGATATTTCTCGAAATTGATTATGGACTCATGATGGCAATTTTCTTGTAGCCGCTGCAAATCAAGATCAAGGGGGCTCCGAAGGAAATAACAAAGTTGGTGTTATAGTGGGCTCAATATTGGCATCACTGTTCGTCATATGCATGGGCATATGCTTGTTCATAcggaagaaaaagaagcagcGAAAGAGAGATGCTACCAGTCATGGTAGGTCAAGTAAGCAACGTTACCTTCAAATATCAGCTCATATTTGAtcctttttagtatttttgtagTTATGAATGCGATGAATGAGGTTATAAATTGTAGGATTAGTAAGAAGAttacaactatttttattttatttttgtttataccCCTCTTTACCATTTCACAGGGATGGAACAGGTTCCAGAAAATAGCTTCTCCACAACTTACCAGGAGGAAGATCTTGATCTACCACACTATGACTTCACTACATTAGCTAAAGCTACCAATGACTTCTCATTCACCAATTTTCTTGGGGAGGGTGGGTTTGGACCTGTCTATAAGGTAACACATTCAGCTTTACTTGAAATTTGAGGTCCACGTGCATCTAAATGACATATTAGCATCGAAAAATCATTGTAATATCCAATTCTATTGCATATTTTGCAGGGAGTGTTTAACGATGGACAAGAAATAGCTGTGAAGAGGCTTTCCAAGGAATCCAGACAAGGGCTTGATGAGTTCATGAATGAAGTTAAATGCATTGCGCAACTTCAGCACCGAAACCTTGTAAAGCTTCTAGGATATTGCATTCAACGAGATGAAAAGATTTTGATCTATGAATACATGCCCAAGAAAAGCTTAGACTTCTACATAAATGGTATCAACCTACCaaatttatatgtttgtttATAGCATGAAGTCCCAAGTGAATTGATTGAGTGTCAACATGGATTAACATGGTCATAAATGTATGATGGACAGATCAAAAGCAAAGCAAGTTACTGGACTGGCCCAAGAGGTTACATATCATCAATGGCATTTCGAGAGGACTACTTTATCTTCATCAAGACTCAAGATTAAGAATTATTCATAGAGACCTTAAACCTAGCAACATCTTACTAGATGACGAGATGAATCCAAAAATCTCAGACTTTGGCATGGCTAGAAGTTTCGGAGGGAATGAAACAGGAGCAAATACAAAAAGAGTTGTGGGAACATAGTAAGAAACTAatgctcttttctttttcacctatttatttcaagatgaaaaaaaaatgcttacaACTTACAAGTACCTTCATATCTTTTGCAGTGGATACATGTCACCGGAGTATGCCATTGATGGTCTATTCTCGATAAAATCCGACGTATTTAGCTTTGGTGTCTTGGTGTTAGAGCTTGTAAGTGGGAAGAGAAACAGAGGGTTTAATCATCCAGGACATCAACTCAACCTTCTTGGTCATGTAAGGGCTAAGTGATCTTTTTCCTTTCAGTTATGTTAAAGCGAGTGCATGTAGTAACAAAATGTGTCTTGAGATTTTCAGGCATGGAAACTGTTCAAAGAGGGAAGACCCTTGGAGCTGATAGATAATTTAATAGTGGAAACCTGCGATCTAACTGAAGTGATGAGGTCAATCCATGTGGGTCTGTTATGTGTGCAACACTCCCCAGAAGATAGGCCAAGCATGTCAACAGTGGTTCTAATGTTAAGCGGTGAAGGGACATTGCCTCAACCGACAGAGCCTGGCTTTTTCACTGAAAGAAAGTTGATTGATGCAAGTTCTTCCTCAAGCAAGCCAGAATCGTGTTCTGTCAATGAAGTTACTATCACATTGATTGATGCTAGGTAAAATTAACGAaatgaatttttcaagagtgaaaTCAGGATCATGGTTGGCAGGCAAATGTATCCATCACCTTTCCCAGGCTGAAGTTTTTGAGGAGTTACAAGAGAAAGAAACGATAAATTACATTTGATTTGTATAAACATTTCGAAtgtagaaaattttttttttttttagcaagagTGCAAAAGTATTTAGTGGCGTGTACatgtatataaaaatgaaactcttgatttatatttttactgatATTCATATTTTCCTAAAGTTttgaattcaaatatttttttaatgcattgcACTACAATATTTAACAGTTTtgccaataaaaaatttttcgTCGGCATAAGATTACCATTATGTCGGTGTAAATTTTACCGACTAAATACGTTTGTTGGAATAATATTTGTTGGTAATTCGATATTCTGTCGCTAATTCTGTCGGCATAAGATTACCATTATGTCGGTGTAAATCTGAATGGGTCGAAAGATTGTcctcatatctctccctcaaccgactATTATATGTcttctgaaaattaaaaaataaatcatcacattcaattcaagaaaataataacttaagaaataaaatgattgaatgaACATACCATGAAATGTTGAATGCAGTTATCTACGAACTATTGCACCCCCCTTTCACGGTTTTTACTTCGCATGTGTGTCTCTATAAACAGCTCCATTGAGCTCAGCTCATATCCATGAGATGTagcctgtaagaaaaaaaaatttacaagttaaatatatttataaataacaacaaaaattaattaacgatagatttcattaaaattaatcttaccattcgCTTCGTATGTGCAATAAACGGAACAGAGCCACCGGTGTGCGTGATCACCGAATCATGAATTTGCCGGTTCCGGTTGTCGGCACCGGACTGTGAgtgtcgtgtgaaccgctcagacgtcatgTGCTAAATATATTGCGTCCATGTATCCTCTGAGATGTATGGCGGCctgaaatccttccaaaccGTCATGTCATTCTAGCTTTGCAGACCGTTATCTCTGGcgtattttttggttttttaactgCGCTTCATACCAAAAGTCACGCAACCTATTTCCATTAACGAATTTTATATGAGTTAAt from the Populus nigra chromosome 1, ddPopNigr1.1, whole genome shotgun sequence genome contains:
- the LOC133675488 gene encoding G-type lectin S-receptor-like serine/threonine-protein kinase At4g27290 isoform X2, with translation MKRLIALPLLLFFSCFTSSFTTSLAADTIAANQNITDGKTIVSSGGNYEMGFFSPGNSTRRYFGIWYNKISKGRVVWVANRETPIANKSGVFKVDERGILMLYNQNNSVIWSSNSSRQARNPVAQLLETGNLVVRNVDDNSLENIFWQSFHHPGNTFLPGMKVGRIAPGLDVIISSWKSADDPSPGKYVFEVDPKRLELVVNDNSDLRSRSGPWNGIGFSGLPYLKPDPIYNYTFVFNDEIAYFTYDLFNISVITTLVLYEDGVMNRLTWIDRINNWIVYASAPADNCDNYNLCGAYGRCNIGTSPACSCLNRFVPKNQAQWQMADWSGGCIRRTPLDCKIGDGFIKYSNVKLPQGNNWMVNTSMTTEECRAECLKNCSCMAYANSDLRGKGSGCFLWFDQDLIDIRQYTDDGQDLYIRMAASEAAAANQDQGGSEGNNKVGVIVGSILASLFVICMGICLFIRKKKKQRKRDATSHGMEQVPENSFSTTYQEEDLDLPHYDFTTLAKATNDFSFTNFLGEGGFGPVYKGVFNDGQEIAVKRLSKESRQGLDEFMNEVKCIAQLQHRNLVKLLGYCIQRDEKILIYEYMPKKSLDFYINDQKQSKLLDWPKRLHIINGISRGLLYLHQDSRLRIIHRDLKPSNILLDDEMNPKISDFGMARSFGGNETGANTKRVVGTYGYMSPEYAIDGLFSIKSDVFSFGVLVLELVSGKRNRGFNHPGHQLNLLGHAWKLFKEGRPLELIDNLIVETCDLTEVMRSIHVGLLCVQHSPEDRPSMSTVVLMLSGEGTLPQPTEPGFFTERKLIDASSSSSKPESCSVNEVTITLIDAR
- the LOC133675488 gene encoding G-type lectin S-receptor-like serine/threonine-protein kinase At4g27290 isoform X1, whose product is MKRLIALPLLLFFSCFTSSFTTSLAADTIAANQNITDGKTIVSSGGNYEMGFFSPGNSTRRYFGIWYNKISKGRVVWVANRETPIANKSGVFKVDERGILMLYNQNNSVIWSSNSSRQARNPVAQLLETGNLVVRNVDDNSLENIFWQSFHHPGNTFLPGMKVGRIAPGLDVIISSWKSADDPSPGKYVFEVDPKRLELVVNDNSDLRSRSGPWNGIGFSGLPYLKPDPIYNYTFVFNDEIAYFTYDLFNISVITTLVLYEDGVMNRLTWIDRINNWIVYASAPADNCDNYNLCGAYGRCNIGTSPACSCLNRFVPKNQAQWQMADWSGGCIRRTPLDCKIGDGFIKYSNVKLPQGNNWMVNTSMTTEECRAECLKNCSCMAYANSDLRGKGSGCFLWFDQDLIDIRQYTDDGQDLYIRMAASEAAAANQDQGGSEGNNKVGVIVGSILASLFVICMGICLFIRKKKKQRKRDATSHGRSRMEQVPENSFSTTYQEEDLDLPHYDFTTLAKATNDFSFTNFLGEGGFGPVYKGVFNDGQEIAVKRLSKESRQGLDEFMNEVKCIAQLQHRNLVKLLGYCIQRDEKILIYEYMPKKSLDFYINDQKQSKLLDWPKRLHIINGISRGLLYLHQDSRLRIIHRDLKPSNILLDDEMNPKISDFGMARSFGGNETGANTKRVVGTYGYMSPEYAIDGLFSIKSDVFSFGVLVLELVSGKRNRGFNHPGHQLNLLGHAWKLFKEGRPLELIDNLIVETCDLTEVMRSIHVGLLCVQHSPEDRPSMSTVVLMLSGEGTLPQPTEPGFFTERKLIDASSSSSKPESCSVNEVTITLIDAR